A genomic stretch from Bacillota bacterium includes:
- a CDS encoding response regulator transcription factor, translating into MAEAGIRVLVVDDHEMVRLGLITYLQTEPGIDVVGEAAGGQEAVRLAQELAPDVILMDLVMPEMDGVAATKEIKENNPSVQVIVLTSFVEDSWVFPALEAGAAGYLLKTARAEEIAQAIFSVSQGQSILDPEIMEMLKGRNHRPRALHQDLTERERDVLRLIADGLSNQEIADTLHIGIKTVKTHVSNILDKLQVKDRTQAAVYAHRHGLAKGDDH; encoded by the coding sequence ATGGCGGAGGCTGGAATTCGGGTATTGGTGGTCGATGATCATGAGATGGTTCGCTTGGGGTTAATTACCTACTTGCAGACGGAGCCCGGCATTGACGTGGTGGGTGAGGCTGCTGGTGGCCAAGAAGCGGTACGATTGGCACAGGAACTGGCACCCGATGTGATCTTGATGGACCTAGTCATGCCGGAGATGGATGGGGTGGCCGCAACCAAGGAAATCAAGGAGAACAACCCTTCAGTCCAGGTCATTGTGTTGACGAGTTTTGTCGAGGATAGTTGGGTGTTTCCAGCCCTAGAGGCTGGCGCCGCGGGCTATCTGCTTAAAACCGCCCGAGCCGAGGAGATCGCGCAGGCTATCTTCAGTGTTTCCCAGGGTCAATCTATTCTCGACCCGGAGATTATGGAGATGTTGAAGGGCCGAAACCATCGACCAAGGGCTTTGCATCAGGATTTGACGGAACGGGAAAGGGATGTACTTCGCTTAATCGCTGATGGCCTCAGCAACCAGGAAATCGCCGATACCCTTCACATCGGCATCAAAACAGTAAAGACCCATGTCAGCAACATCCTAGATAAGCTGCAAGTAAAGGATCGGACCCAGGCCGCGGTATACGCGCACCGCCATGGATTAGCCAAGGGCGACGATCATTAG